From the Juglans microcarpa x Juglans regia isolate MS1-56 chromosome 3D, Jm3101_v1.0, whole genome shotgun sequence genome, the window CCTAATTCTTATAGTCTAGATTTTGTAGGTCCTAGTaaaaaaaacatcttcattATTTGAGGATTTCTTTGCATTGATTTATTTGTTGTACAAGTTCCCTTTAAATGCTTAAGTTAGACATTATTCTCACATTATGATTTGCCACTGCTTCTATATTTTACACCCTCGAGTCTTAACTTGGGTCGGAAGGGGAGAGAGGTTTCAAACAAATCCCAAAGTAGATATGTTGCTGTTAGATGTTTCTATGCCATTTTTTCAGCTTtgatttggattgaaaatgaataaaatagtCGATGATTGTCTACAAAATGGTAAAgctgaaagaaaacaaaatatcatgGTAGATGAATTAACAGGAACTGGGATATTATCTTTGAACTATTCTTGGGAAGCAGTTGAAAGTTTTGAAGCTGTTTTGTGTGGAAACTAATGATTTAAAACAACCTCATCAGCATTGGGTTGTAttcaagttttataattttgaggtgcttttgtttagtttatataataatgaaacaTTCTCCCCATAAAATCTAGCGATTGGCATACTATctatcaaattatgttattgCTTTTTCTAATCAAAAGATCATGAGGATCGCTGATCTTCCAAGAAAGACTGCAAATGAAAGGTTTTTGAAATCCAAAACGAATGCCACGAGTTCAAGTCACAAAATAGACTATGTAAATAggttgaattaaaatgttttgatATTATGTATAGAAATAGTGTTAGGTCATTAAATACCGATAAATAAgatgtcgtttggattcgaagatgagttgagatggattgtaaatagtaatgagatgggttgtgaatagtagtgagttttgtgagttaaagttaatgaataataataaatagtagtgagatgaattgagatgaattgaaatgagttgagatggattgcaAATACAAATCGGGCCTAAGTAAAGCCTCCAAAATGAAAGCGTCACCACTGAATTAGTATCGATAAAGTGGACGTCGAATTCGAAAAAATCTTACGAAGAGTTAAAAGTTTTCAGCAACTTCAGTAGTTTAAACcaaattaaaagtttaaccaAATCGCTCACTCTCACCTATCTTGATCTTTACTtttgcttgcttagaaaaaacTAAAGTAAAAAAGAACCGATAAAAGTTCAAAGTCTCTAGTCATCAACTTCGTTTATCGACTGCTAAAAACATTGTAGTATATCATAATGGGAAGCGCTCCGGCACAGATTCCGACGAGCTTCGGTCATGAACTGAGGGCTTGCCTTCGTTGTCGTCTCGTCAAAACCTACGATCAGGTGAATCCTTTCCCTAAAAGATCAATGTTAGGGTTCGATAGGTTCTCTTCTTCGAGTTTAATGGCTAACATtgatttgtgtgtttttttaaactttattttgaaACATATTACACAGTTTAGGGAGTCAGGGTGCGAGAACTGTCCATTCTTCAAGATGGACGAGGATCACGAACGTATCGTTGATTGCACTACTCCTAACTTCACTGGGTatgcatctttttttaatttttatcataactCAACTGTTGGTGATCTTAATGTTATTGTGATGTTTATTACTCCCTCAAGGTGAAAGAGTGCAAagatcttgttttgtttttgttgttttactttatttgttttgttttctttttacttatcgTGCTTAAAACCTTTGCCCAACTCACTCCAATGCAACCCATTTGGATACTTCCCTTGGATTTGACGTATCTGTAAACTAAAAAACTTGTCCTTTTGAGTTAAAAAAGAACTTTTCCCATTGTATATTTGCACACTTGCAGTTCGAATTGAGAACTTCAACATGACTTCTTGTAGAGTGGAGTTGGGGAGAAGTTCAAATTCCACCTTGTCAAGTTTGTCTCCCTATCTCCAATGGTGGATTGGGTAttagaaatatgagaatttGTAATCGAGCGCCACTaggcaaatggttatggagatacaATAAGTAACCAGAAGCCCTATGGAAGCTGGTGATTGAGAGCAAATATGGAGGTTTATGGGGAGGATGGTGTACTAAAGAAGTGAGAGGGGCTTACAGAGTGGAGCTGtggaaacacataagaagaagatgagaggtATTCACTAGACACACAAGATTTCTTGTGGGTGAGGGTTTCATGATTAAATTCTAGAGTGATATTTGGTATGGTAATAATGCTCTACAGGATGTATTTCCTTCACTTTTCTGGTTTGCAAGTGCCAAAAATGTTTCAGTGGCTGAAGTCATGGTGATAGCGGGGGAACAGTTCTAGTGGAATATCAATTTTAGTTGGGCAATTCAAGATTGGGAAATGAGCAGCTTTGAAGAATTTTTCAGCCTTTTATACTCTATAAAACCGAGCAACCAGCAGGAAGATATGTTGTGGTGGACTCCAGCAGGTAAAGGTTCTTTCTCAGTTCGCTCTAACTAGTCCCTCACACAAGAGCCCAATATTTAGTTTCCATGGAGAAGGGTATGGAGACATAAGGCACCGCCCAAATTAGCCTTTTTCACTTGGACAACTTCACTGGGTAAGATCCTCACAACCGACAATTTGAAGAAACGGAGGGTGATCATcgcagattggtgttgcatgtgtaggaaAGGGGGCGAGTCGGTTGACCATCTCcttttacattgtgagacagctagGGTGTTATGGAATGAGTGTTTAGTAGACTAGACTTGGCTTAGGTTAGGTTATGCCCGAGACAGTGATGGCAGTTCTGGCCAGTTGGACAAATCTAAGAGGCATTCAACATATTAaagttgtgtggaagatggtccccaTATGCGTCATGTGGTGTAtgtggcaggagcgcaatgaacggacttttgaagacaaggagagattGCTGGAGGAACTAAAAGCTTTTTTTATTAGAACTCTATGTACTTGGGTCATTgctgttgattttaatggcatggatctacatgattttcttgtctctattGATAGGGCATACTTTCTGTATTTGTACTGGGCTATGCCTAGTTGCtgattaataatacttatttacttatcaaaaaaaatatttgctcaCTCTTCTTATCTGGGAAATAGCAGGAACCAGTTTTGTGCATCTTATGGTATCcttatatattattcttatgTATGACTGAAACGTCAATTATCTGAGTATCATTGAGTTCCCTAGGGTAGTGTTTCTGGACAAGGATTCTGTCCATGTCACTTGAAATGGATAGTATTCATTTGGTTGAGCATATGAGGTGTTTGGTCGTTTCAATTATCATTAGAATCACTTTGAGAAATATAATGATCATAAGTCCTCATATTTCCAACTAAATAAATACTATTTACTTCGCAAGGATCCTATTCCAGTCTTGCCTGGGCTTGCTGGTTTTTAAATTCACTTTTCCTTTTGCCTATTTTGATCGTTTTTGTCTATTGAGACTCTTGCAGTATAATTTCGGTCATGGATCCAAGTAGAAGTTGGGCTGCTCGGTGGTTGCGAATTGGTATGATAAACACCTTTTTTTGTATGTTACACCTTCTTATACATGTTTTCACCCccatcttttttcttgttctctctcttttttttggcTCTAGCCAAATCTTAGCATCTACATAGTAATTCCTTAGATCTCTTTTTTTCCACTATTTGGAATTGTTCTAATTGGCAAACACTTGTTATATGCAACTGCAAGCCAAAGTTTCCCTATAGGTTTATTTCTTAAAAGAACTAGTATATTGCCATAGTGTTTGTCAATgttcatgtttttttaaaactacAATGAAATATctcttattaataaaaagatCATATTCTAAAGGTCGTGTAATTATAGGATTATGTATTGTTATTGGCTTTTCAAGATTTTAAGGAATTTAAGTAATCGATATGATGTAGAAATATTTGAGTGTGCTATACAGGTGCCTTTCTGATAAGAGCATGCAGCTTTGAAACTATACTAAGATCGTTCGGGGCTAATGTTGTATTAGTTTGATAACACATAGGGGCATGTTATGGAGGCACATTACAGTTGCCACAGTTCACTGGTATCATGGCGAATCACAATTATAATGCACGAATTTTTTCCATCCAGAAATTTCggactttttctttctttgttgaaacttatttaaaaggaaaaatctaatataattttttctatcttaCTTAGATTATGATACATTTGTTCACAATTATGCTCTAGTTTTGGAAGTTTTGACTAAAACAACCTTATCGCGTCCTAAATTTTAACAGAATTATCTATATTAGTTCGATATATACCTCCCACATCAATCATTCCATGTTCTGGGGTAAGTGGTACAATATGCTCTTGTGCACAGCCTGCATGTCACAATGATCTACATTCTGGGCATACTTTTTCACTGCCGATAGCGATGCTTCTTCCTAAACAAATTCAAATGTTATTTAGATCTTGTGTTAAGATTTTTTCTAATGTTTTTAGGTTCATATAGAGTTATGCACTTAAAAAATCTAAGTTTGCAAGAACTAGGGGTgtgtccggtccggttttggacaaaatctaggaccgaaccggtatgtaccggtattgtatttttcaaaaccgattacgcaccggttaccctcctaaaccggtacttccagttttactgGTTTCCGGTCTGGTCCTGtccggtttttcagtttttttaaaatgtaagtttcacaatttgtcattaaaaatttgtttataaaaaaaaaatgatttaaaaaaatatgttttatacttttattaatatattagactatataatagtattaatattagactattggtatagttataagttatatattagtattagttataaactatatatttaatattagtattagttataaacttttagt encodes:
- the LOC121256495 gene encoding transcription elongation factor SPT4 homolog 2 isoform X2; the protein is MGSAPAQIPTSFGHELRACLRCRLVKTYDQFRESGCENCPFFKMDEDHERIVDCTTPNFTGIISVMDPSRSWAARWLRIDLSLVVTLLQSQRHFQRTYRIYVKTNVCNMYHQNAYEYRCKYLKFERFIMQPVDA
- the LOC121256495 gene encoding transcription elongation factor SPT4 homolog 2 isoform X1, which translates into the protein MGSAPAQIPTSFGHELRACLRCRLVKTYDQFRESGCENCPFFKMDEDHERIVDCTTPNFTGIISVMDPSRSWAARWLRIGRFVPGCYTLAVSEALPEDLQNLCEDERVQYVPPKRV